The following are encoded in a window of Streptomyces sp. 11x1 genomic DNA:
- the nucS gene encoding endonuclease NucS: MRLVIARCSVDYAGRLTAHLPSAPRLILVKADGSVSIHADDRAYKPLNWMSPPCTLKEGSGDEQGVWTVINKAGEKLIITMEEVLHDSSHELGVDPGLIKDGVEAHLQELLADRIETLGEGYTLIRREYMTAIGPVDILCRDADGATVAVEIKRRGEIDGVEQLTRYLELLNRDPHLAPVRGIFAAQEIKPQARVLATDRGIGCAVLDYDALRGIEDDKLRLF, from the coding sequence ATGCGTCTCGTCATTGCCCGCTGCTCCGTCGACTACGCGGGCCGGCTCACCGCCCATCTCCCCTCGGCCCCCCGCCTGATCCTGGTGAAGGCGGACGGCAGCGTCTCGATCCACGCGGACGACCGGGCCTACAAGCCCCTCAACTGGATGTCGCCGCCCTGCACCCTGAAGGAGGGTTCCGGGGACGAGCAGGGCGTCTGGACCGTCATCAACAAGGCGGGCGAGAAGCTCATCATCACGATGGAGGAGGTCCTCCACGACTCCTCGCACGAGCTGGGTGTCGACCCCGGGCTGATCAAGGACGGCGTCGAGGCGCACCTCCAGGAACTCCTCGCCGACCGCATCGAGACCCTCGGCGAGGGCTACACGCTCATCCGCCGCGAGTACATGACGGCCATCGGCCCCGTCGACATCCTGTGCCGGGACGCCGACGGCGCGACCGTGGCGGTGGAGATCAAGCGGCGCGGTGAGATCGACGGCGTGGAGCAACTCACGCGTTATCTGGAGCTGTTGAACCGCGACCCGCATCTGGCGCCGGTCCGCGGCATCTTCGCCGCCCAGGAGATCAAGCCCCAGGCCCGCGTCCTCGCCACCGACCGCGGCATCGGCTGCGCGGTCCTCGACTACGACGCCCTGCGCGGCATCGAGGACGACAAACTGCGTCTGTTCTAG
- a CDS encoding 3-hydroxyacyl-CoA dehydrogenase family protein translates to MARKLAVIGAGLMGSGIAQVSAQAGWDVVLRDVTDEALNRGIGGIEASYDKFVSKGKLAAGDAEAALGRITATTDLDAAADADIVVEAVFEKLEVKHEIFRALDKVVREDTVLASNTSAIPITKIAAATERPERVVGVHFFSPVPMMQLCELVRGYKTSDEALATAREFAESVGKTCIVVNRDVAGFVTTRLISALVVEAAKLYESGVATAEDIDLACKLGFGHAMGPLATADLTGVDILLHATSNIYTESQDEKFAPPELMRRMVDAGDIGRKSGQGFYTY, encoded by the coding sequence GTGGCACGGAAGCTCGCCGTGATCGGAGCCGGACTCATGGGGTCCGGGATCGCCCAGGTGTCCGCGCAGGCGGGCTGGGACGTCGTTCTGCGCGACGTCACCGACGAGGCGCTCAACCGTGGCATCGGCGGCATCGAGGCGTCGTACGACAAGTTCGTGAGCAAGGGGAAGTTGGCGGCCGGGGACGCCGAGGCGGCGCTGGGGCGGATCACCGCCACCACCGACCTCGACGCGGCGGCCGACGCGGACATCGTCGTCGAGGCCGTCTTCGAGAAGCTGGAGGTGAAGCACGAGATCTTCCGGGCGCTCGACAAGGTCGTCCGCGAGGACACCGTGCTCGCCTCGAACACCTCCGCCATCCCGATCACCAAGATCGCGGCGGCCACCGAGCGGCCCGAGCGGGTCGTCGGCGTCCACTTCTTCTCGCCGGTGCCGATGATGCAGCTCTGCGAACTGGTGCGCGGCTACAAGACGAGTGACGAGGCGCTCGCCACCGCGCGGGAGTTCGCCGAGTCGGTCGGCAAGACCTGCATCGTCGTCAACCGTGACGTCGCCGGGTTCGTGACGACCCGTCTCATCTCCGCCCTCGTCGTCGAGGCGGCGAAGCTGTACGAGTCGGGCGTCGCCACCGCCGAGGACATCGACCTCGCCTGCAAGCTGGGCTTCGGCCACGCGATGGGGCCCCTGGCCACGGCCGATCTGACGGGCGTCGACATCCTGTTGCACGCCACCAGCAACATCTACACCGAGTCGCAGGACGAGAAGTTCGCCCCGCCGGAGCTGATGCGCCGGATGGTGGACGCCGGTGACATCGGACGCAAGAGCGGGCAGGGCTTCTACACCTACTGA
- a CDS encoding MerR family transcriptional regulator encodes MRISELSRRSGVSVATIKYYLREGLLPAGRQISATQAEYDESHVRRLRLIRALIGVRGLSVSTTRELLGALAEHAGDTHLQLGLALGAIRLAEESAEAPSETGNVDALVEELGWNVHEAAPARAVLAETLSTLRTLGAPLDWQVLLPYARLAERTATLDLDQLDGIEDPLEAAERALLLTVLLEPALLALRRMAQENESARRYAGD; translated from the coding sequence ATGCGTATCTCCGAGCTGAGCCGCCGCAGCGGAGTCTCCGTCGCGACGATCAAGTACTACCTTCGTGAGGGGTTGCTCCCGGCCGGGCGGCAGATCTCGGCGACGCAGGCCGAGTACGACGAGAGCCATGTGCGCAGGCTTCGGCTGATCCGTGCGCTGATCGGGGTCCGGGGGCTGTCCGTCAGCACCACCCGGGAGCTCCTGGGCGCCCTGGCGGAGCACGCCGGGGACACCCACCTCCAACTGGGGCTGGCCCTCGGGGCCATCAGGCTTGCGGAGGAGTCCGCCGAGGCCCCCTCCGAGACCGGGAACGTCGACGCCCTGGTCGAGGAACTGGGCTGGAACGTGCACGAGGCCGCCCCCGCCCGCGCGGTCCTCGCCGAGACCCTGTCCACGCTGCGCACCCTGGGCGCCCCGCTCGACTGGCAGGTGCTGCTGCCGTACGCCCGCCTCGCGGAGCGCACGGCGACCCTCGACCTCGACCAACTCGACGGGATCGAGGACCCGTTGGAGGCCGCCGAGCGTGCCCTGCTGCTGACCGTCCTCCTGGAGCCCGCGCTGCTGGCGCTACGGCGCATGGCCCAGGAGAACGAGTCGGCCCGCCGGTACGCCGGCGACTAG
- a CDS encoding response regulator transcription factor: MIRVLVAEDQSAVRAGLVLILRSAPDIEVVGEAGDGERAVALARELRPDLVLMDVQMPRLDGVSATRQVVAEGLADVLVLTTFDLDEYVFGALRAGAAGFLLKNTEARDLIEAVRAVGRGEGLIAPAVTRRLIAEFAAKPVREPAVDPSVLDSLTRREREVLSCLGEGLSNAEIAGRLDMAEATVKTHVSRLLGKLDLRSRVQAAVLAQELGA; encoded by the coding sequence ATGATCCGTGTGCTCGTCGCCGAGGACCAGTCCGCCGTACGGGCCGGGCTGGTGCTCATCCTGCGCAGCGCGCCGGACATCGAGGTGGTCGGCGAGGCAGGGGACGGCGAACGGGCGGTGGCCCTGGCCCGGGAACTGCGGCCCGACCTGGTGCTGATGGATGTCCAGATGCCGCGCCTGGACGGGGTGTCGGCGACCCGGCAGGTGGTCGCCGAGGGGCTGGCCGACGTCCTCGTGCTGACCACTTTCGACCTCGACGAGTACGTCTTCGGGGCGCTGCGGGCCGGGGCCGCCGGGTTCCTGCTGAAGAACACGGAGGCGAGGGACCTCATCGAGGCCGTACGGGCGGTGGGGCGCGGCGAGGGCCTGATCGCCCCGGCGGTCACCCGGCGACTGATCGCGGAGTTCGCCGCCAAGCCCGTACGGGAGCCGGCGGTCGATCCGTCCGTCCTCGACTCCCTCACCCGGCGGGAGCGGGAGGTCCTCTCCTGCCTGGGCGAGGGGTTGTCCAACGCGGAGATCGCCGGGCGGCTGGACATGGCCGAGGCGACGGTGAAGACGCACGTCAGCCGACTGCTGGGGAAGCTCGATCTGCGCAGTCGCGTGCAAGCGGCGGTACTGGCACAGGAGTTGGGTGCCTGA
- a CDS encoding DUF3291 domain-containing protein, protein MPTLRWTTVSTPAPDTEAFVMASRLEVRSFKDVPRFFLQSLSAWKQVSRAPGAYGASLIAEPLKRTFWTLSAWEDKDALYEYARTEPHRSIMIGLRPTMKDSVFTFWRAPVAELPIPWSDARRRLAEEQARSRS, encoded by the coding sequence ATGCCCACCCTGCGCTGGACCACGGTCAGCACCCCCGCACCGGACACCGAGGCGTTCGTCATGGCCTCCCGGCTGGAGGTCCGCTCGTTCAAGGACGTACCGCGCTTCTTCCTCCAGTCCCTGTCCGCGTGGAAGCAGGTCTCCCGCGCTCCTGGTGCCTACGGCGCCTCCCTGATCGCCGAGCCCCTGAAGCGCACGTTCTGGACGCTGTCGGCGTGGGAGGACAAGGACGCGCTCTACGAGTACGCGAGGACCGAACCGCACCGGTCGATCATGATCGGCCTCCGGCCCACGATGAAGGACTCGGTCTTCACCTTCTGGCGGGCCCCCGTGGCCGAGCTGCCCATCCCCTGGTCGGACGCCCGCCGCCGCCTCGCCGAGGAGCAGGCGCGGAGCCGTTCCTGA
- a CDS encoding cob(I)yrinic acid a,c-diamide adenosyltransferase, which translates to MVNLTRIYTRTGDQGTTNLGDMSRVPKTDPRISAYADANEANAAIGTAIALGGLDEEVVKVLVRVQNDLFDVGADLSTPVVENPEFPPLRVEQFYIDKLEADCDRFNGELEKLRSFILPGGTPGAALLHQACTVVRRAERSTWAALEDHADAMNPLTATYLNRLSDLLFILARTANKEVGDVLWVPGGDR; encoded by the coding sequence ATGGTCAATCTGACGCGCATCTACACCAGGACCGGCGACCAGGGCACCACCAACCTCGGCGACATGAGCCGGGTGCCCAAGACCGATCCGCGGATCTCGGCGTACGCGGACGCCAACGAGGCCAACGCGGCGATCGGGACGGCGATCGCGCTGGGCGGGCTGGACGAGGAGGTCGTCAAGGTCCTCGTACGGGTACAGAACGATCTGTTCGACGTGGGTGCCGACCTCTCCACGCCCGTCGTCGAGAACCCCGAGTTCCCGCCCCTGCGGGTCGAGCAGTTCTACATCGACAAGCTGGAGGCGGACTGCGACCGCTTCAACGGGGAGCTGGAGAAGCTGCGCTCCTTCATCCTGCCCGGCGGCACCCCCGGCGCGGCCCTGCTGCACCAGGCCTGCACGGTGGTCCGGCGCGCCGAGCGCTCGACCTGGGCCGCGCTGGAGGATCACGCCGACGCGATGAACCCCCTCACCGCGACCTACCTCAACCGCCTCTCCGACCTCCTGTTCATCCTCGCGAGGACGGCGAACAAGGAGGTCGGAGACGTGCTGTGGGTCCCGGGCGGCGACCGGTAG
- a CDS encoding LLM class flavin-dependent oxidoreductase, whose protein sequence is MHVGTFVLGAQFPGQGQGEALHRAVRTAEVADEAGLDAVWLAEHHFVPYGTCPSAITLAALLLGRTRRIRVGTAVSVLPTTHPVALGEQAALLHVTSGGRFSLGVGRGGPWVDLEVFGSGLEAYEKGFPESLDLLMRWLREPLVSASGERFSFREVPVVPRPAEDLDETPGPEVVVACTSPTSVKLAAERGLSMLLGMHVGDEEKAEMVALWRTCARAAGRSPEEISGAAHVSAGVCQIADRRTDAVEALTKAMPGWLKQGLDAHVTVDGRARAMRDPLSYTELLCGLHPVGTPRLCADRLAATSERTGISRFALLVEGSGDLAATEENVRRLGAEVLPHLG, encoded by the coding sequence ATGCACGTAGGAACATTTGTACTGGGCGCCCAGTTCCCCGGCCAAGGCCAGGGGGAGGCGCTCCACCGGGCGGTACGGACCGCGGAAGTGGCCGACGAGGCGGGCCTGGACGCGGTCTGGCTGGCCGAGCACCACTTCGTGCCGTACGGCACCTGTCCGTCGGCGATCACGCTCGCCGCGTTGCTGCTGGGGCGCACCCGGCGCATCCGGGTCGGCACGGCGGTCAGCGTACTGCCCACCACGCACCCCGTGGCCCTGGGCGAACAGGCCGCGCTGCTGCACGTGACCTCCGGGGGGCGCTTCTCCCTGGGCGTCGGGCGCGGCGGGCCGTGGGTCGATCTGGAGGTGTTCGGCTCCGGTCTCGAGGCGTACGAGAAGGGCTTCCCGGAATCACTCGATCTGCTCATGCGCTGGCTGCGTGAGCCCTTGGTGTCGGCATCGGGGGAACGATTCAGCTTCCGTGAGGTCCCGGTCGTCCCGAGGCCCGCGGAGGACCTGGACGAGACCCCGGGTCCGGAGGTCGTCGTCGCCTGCACCTCACCGACGAGCGTGAAACTGGCGGCCGAGCGCGGTCTTTCGATGCTCCTCGGCATGCACGTCGGGGACGAGGAGAAGGCGGAGATGGTCGCGCTGTGGCGCACCTGCGCCCGGGCGGCGGGCCGTTCGCCGGAGGAGATCTCCGGCGCGGCCCATGTCTCGGCCGGCGTCTGCCAGATCGCGGACCGGCGCACCGACGCCGTGGAGGCGCTCACCAAGGCGATGCCGGGCTGGCTGAAGCAGGGCCTCGACGCGCATGTGACCGTCGACGGCCGCGCCCGCGCGATGCGGGACCCGCTGTCCTACACCGAACTCCTCTGCGGGCTGCACCCGGTGGGCACCCCACGGCTGTGCGCCGACCGGCTCGCGGCGACGAGCGAGCGGACGGGCATCTCCCGCTTCGCCCTGCTCGTCGAGGGCTCCGGCGATCTGGCGGCGACGGAGGAGAACGTACGGCGACTCGGTGCCGAGGTGCTGCCTCACCTCGGCTGA
- a CDS encoding histidine kinase gives MAVRPPRPHRVDLYIAAAGLLGGLLLWGLGLDTRTPQDGIVVFESPWWVLPPLVVTAGCEALRRVMPRTALLVGWAALTLDTITQGNLITVLMFTDLVYAAVLYGPPATARRVPWVSGLVTVAFTVVPIAAFRKPEALLIGVVVGLVSLMPAATGWIVRNHRDAAEAARLRAEQTALLAEMDRAQAVVSERARMARELHDMVANHLSAIAIHSTAALSLDDPDTSKEALGVIRENSVAGLAEMRRLIGILRDSSDDTEPSAAPTLDSLGSLVEGARTNGLDVTLDADHAGTLPAPVELAAYRIVQESLTNALKHASPGRVCVVLRQPDGSLAISVTSPYGDRDGPSAPGSGAGLVGMRERVALLGGTFEAGPESSVHGKIWSVRATLPVAQGEPA, from the coding sequence ATGGCCGTACGACCGCCCCGCCCGCACCGCGTGGACCTGTACATCGCCGCCGCCGGACTCCTCGGCGGTCTGCTGCTGTGGGGCCTCGGCCTCGACACCCGCACGCCCCAGGACGGCATCGTGGTGTTCGAGAGCCCCTGGTGGGTCCTGCCGCCCCTCGTCGTGACGGCGGGCTGCGAGGCGCTGCGCCGCGTGATGCCCCGCACGGCCCTGCTGGTGGGATGGGCCGCGCTGACCCTGGACACCATCACCCAGGGCAACCTGATCACGGTCCTGATGTTCACCGACCTGGTCTACGCGGCCGTGCTGTACGGCCCGCCCGCCACGGCCCGCCGGGTGCCCTGGGTCTCCGGGCTGGTGACCGTCGCCTTCACCGTGGTCCCGATCGCGGCCTTCCGGAAACCGGAGGCGCTGCTCATCGGGGTGGTCGTGGGTCTGGTCTCCCTCATGCCCGCCGCCACCGGCTGGATCGTGCGCAACCACCGCGACGCCGCCGAGGCCGCCCGGCTGCGCGCCGAGCAGACGGCCCTGCTGGCGGAGATGGACCGGGCCCAGGCCGTCGTCTCCGAACGGGCGCGGATGGCGAGGGAGTTGCACGACATGGTCGCCAACCATCTCTCGGCGATCGCGATCCACTCCACCGCCGCCCTCTCCCTCGACGACCCGGACACCTCCAAGGAGGCCCTCGGGGTCATCCGTGAGAACAGCGTGGCGGGGCTCGCCGAGATGCGCCGGCTGATCGGCATTCTGCGGGATTCGAGCGACGACACCGAGCCGTCCGCCGCGCCCACGCTCGACAGCCTCGGCTCCCTCGTCGAGGGCGCCCGCACCAACGGTCTCGACGTCACCCTGGACGCCGACCACGCGGGCACCCTCCCCGCCCCCGTCGAGCTGGCGGCCTACCGCATCGTCCAGGAGTCGCTCACCAACGCCCTCAAACACGCCTCCCCCGGCCGGGTCTGCGTGGTGCTGCGGCAGCCGGACGGCTCCCTCGCCATCTCCGTCACCAGCCCGTACGGCGACCGCGACGGGCCGAGCGCACCCGGTTCCGGCGCCGGTCTGGTCGGGATGCGGGAGCGGGTCGCCCTGCTGGGCGGCACCTTCGAAGCGGGCCCCGAGAGCTCGGTGCACGGCAAGATCTGGAGCGTCCGCGCCACCCTCCCCGTCGCCCAAGGAGAACCCGCATGA
- a CDS encoding STAS domain-containing protein has protein sequence MYIRGDHAELVVGGRLDVRSAADARTVLHSAVDDGVGDLVLDLSELDSWDATGLGVIMGAHRRAGRCGRRLVLRDVPPQMQRLLVATRLHRILAIEGGIGLESLPRV, from the coding sequence ATGTACATCAGGGGCGACCACGCCGAGCTGGTCGTCGGGGGCCGCCTCGACGTACGCAGCGCGGCGGACGCCCGTACGGTCCTGCACTCGGCCGTCGACGACGGCGTCGGCGACCTGGTGCTCGACCTGTCAGAGCTGGACTCCTGGGACGCCACCGGACTCGGGGTGATCATGGGAGCCCACCGGCGGGCGGGACGGTGCGGACGGCGGCTCGTGCTGCGCGATGTGCCGCCGCAGATGCAGCGGCTGCTCGTGGCCACCCGGCTGCACCGCATCCTCGCGATCGAGGGCGGAATCGGTCTGGAGTCATTGCCCCGCGTGTGA
- a CDS encoding ATP-binding protein produces MDPNNRGPAEHGHDDGQAPSKRPPRDALTQDFDRHAPALARTVQLVSGDFLLTVNPVDGSEIENCPPGELPGQPVKHTPAERAALDRAGRPPVPPGPSLPQLPLLHRDEERARLVRLLARGRSVRLTGAPGSGRTTLLDAVAQDCADLAPDGVVRLSGFRRTVDDLLYDLFAAVYSTPLFRPARQQILDIVKDIGAVVVLDDLEFGGIALDELLDATPECAFLIAATPGIPLPSNDAPLEEILLGGFDRAGSEQLLERVVGRPLTEDEANWAGDLWFESEGLPLRFTQAGALLRQRDRQRAGADAVDEFGVFQEAPPVDLPVDAVPDGHDLPLPSLAEGAAPAALLASRLSASARETLRFAVALGGEIPHQAHLPALVGDTHADAALGELVGCALVTPVGARYRLAAGVRTQLEAAGYADDTEARAHTAAQHYAWWAGHPSVTPERVSAEADAVLAALTALVPTTVPPGEDEESAAVVLARQAAPAFAAGLLWTAWERSLRAGAEAAGLAGETGEQAYFHHELGVLALCSGQLERARAELEASIGLRNVLADKRGTVAGRRALALVADRSGATPPGGRTAAGEEVPDARHEESASPPGGVPSAYPPPGSTGAGLGTAGLGAVGHGATASNGTGFGTPTGSGAWGSGAAGNGKAVSAPAAKDTTLVTQRVGSTSPAHRLSSLKGLVGGARRNLVAAGAGALLAAVLGTVVTLGATSDRNGDTPAERVGVNPSASEGTDDGGLVADRPKAGDEDDTPGALPEPTDPGPDGTYGTSDDPTPTDTAGPSDDPSGTKGPSGKPTPSPSKTSPKPKPTPSETDDGSESPSSTPTPTPTPTPTPTPTPSGGGTEDPPPDDTNSASASTSGGPVESTTAAGAPADSPDGTVA; encoded by the coding sequence ATGGACCCGAACAACCGGGGACCCGCAGAGCACGGCCATGACGACGGACAGGCGCCGAGCAAGCGTCCGCCACGGGACGCGCTGACGCAGGACTTCGACCGGCACGCGCCGGCGCTCGCCCGCACCGTCCAGCTCGTCTCGGGCGACTTCCTGCTCACCGTCAACCCCGTCGACGGCAGCGAGATAGAGAACTGCCCACCGGGCGAACTGCCTGGTCAGCCCGTGAAACACACACCCGCCGAGCGTGCCGCTCTCGACCGCGCCGGCCGGCCGCCGGTGCCCCCGGGCCCCTCGCTGCCCCAGCTGCCCCTGCTCCACCGCGACGAGGAGAGAGCACGGCTCGTACGGCTGCTCGCGCGCGGCCGCTCCGTGCGCCTCACCGGAGCCCCCGGCTCCGGTCGCACCACGCTCCTCGACGCGGTCGCCCAGGACTGCGCGGATCTGGCCCCCGACGGCGTCGTCCGGCTGAGCGGTTTCCGGCGCACGGTCGACGACCTGCTGTACGACCTGTTCGCAGCCGTGTACAGCACACCCCTGTTCCGGCCCGCCCGGCAGCAGATCCTCGACATCGTGAAGGACATCGGCGCGGTCGTCGTCCTGGACGACCTGGAGTTCGGCGGGATCGCGCTCGACGAACTGCTCGACGCCACCCCCGAGTGCGCCTTCCTGATCGCTGCCACCCCCGGCATCCCGCTGCCCTCCAACGACGCGCCCCTGGAGGAGATCCTCCTCGGCGGCTTCGACCGCGCCGGCAGCGAACAGCTCCTGGAGCGTGTTGTCGGACGGCCGCTCACCGAGGACGAGGCGAACTGGGCCGGTGACCTCTGGTTCGAGTCCGAGGGCCTGCCGCTGCGCTTCACCCAGGCCGGCGCGCTGCTCAGGCAGCGGGACCGGCAGCGGGCCGGCGCGGACGCCGTCGACGAGTTCGGGGTCTTCCAGGAGGCACCGCCCGTCGACCTGCCCGTCGACGCCGTCCCGGACGGACACGACCTGCCCCTGCCGTCGCTCGCCGAGGGGGCCGCGCCCGCCGCGCTGCTCGCCTCCCGGCTGAGCGCCTCGGCCCGCGAGACCCTCAGGTTCGCCGTCGCGCTCGGCGGCGAGATCCCGCACCAGGCCCACCTGCCCGCCCTGGTGGGCGACACCCACGCCGACGCCGCCCTCGGCGAGCTGGTCGGCTGCGCCCTGGTGACACCTGTCGGCGCCCGCTACCGGCTCGCCGCCGGGGTGCGGACGCAGCTGGAGGCCGCCGGGTACGCCGACGACACGGAGGCGCGCGCCCACACCGCCGCCCAGCACTACGCCTGGTGGGCCGGGCACCCCTCGGTCACCCCCGAGCGGGTCTCGGCCGAGGCGGACGCCGTCCTGGCCGCCCTCACCGCGCTCGTGCCGACGACGGTGCCGCCCGGCGAGGACGAGGAGAGCGCCGCCGTGGTGCTGGCCCGGCAGGCGGCGCCCGCGTTCGCCGCCGGGCTGCTCTGGACCGCCTGGGAGCGTTCGCTGCGGGCCGGCGCGGAGGCCGCCGGTCTCGCCGGTGAGACCGGCGAGCAGGCCTACTTCCACCACGAGCTGGGCGTCCTCGCGCTCTGCTCCGGGCAGTTGGAGCGGGCCCGGGCGGAGCTGGAGGCCTCCATCGGGCTGCGCAACGTCCTCGCCGACAAGCGCGGCACCGTCGCCGGACGCCGGGCCCTCGCCCTGGTCGCCGACCGCTCCGGGGCGACACCGCCCGGCGGGCGCACGGCGGCGGGGGAGGAGGTGCCGGACGCCCGTCACGAGGAGTCGGCCTCACCGCCCGGGGGCGTGCCGTCCGCGTACCCGCCGCCCGGCTCGACCGGCGCGGGACTCGGTACGGCGGGCCTCGGCGCGGTCGGCCACGGGGCCACGGCGTCGAACGGGACCGGTTTCGGTACGCCGACCGGATCGGGGGCGTGGGGATCGGGCGCGGCCGGGAACGGCAAAGCCGTCTCGGCGCCGGCGGCCAAGGACACGACGCTCGTCACCCAGCGGGTGGGCTCCACGTCGCCCGCGCACCGGCTGAGCAGCCTCAAGGGCCTTGTCGGCGGTGCCCGGCGCAACCTGGTCGCGGCGGGTGCCGGTGCGCTCCTCGCGGCCGTGCTGGGCACCGTCGTGACCCTCGGCGCGACCTCCGACCGCAACGGCGACACCCCGGCCGAGCGGGTCGGCGTCAACCCGTCCGCCAGCGAGGGCACCGACGATGGTGGTCTCGTCGCGGACCGCCCCAAGGCCGGGGACGAGGACGACACCCCGGGCGCCCTGCCCGAACCGACGGACCCGGGCCCCGACGGCACCTACGGCACGTCGGACGACCCGACACCGACCGACACGGCGGGGCCGTCGGACGACCCGAGCGGGACGAAGGGGCCGTCGGGCAAGCCGACGCCGTCCCCGTCGAAGACCTCGCCGAAGCCGAAGCCGACGCCGTCCGAGACCGATGACGGGTCGGAGTCGCCCTCGTCGACCCCGACCCCCACGCCGACCCCCACGCCCACCCCCACGCCCACACCGAGCGGGGGCGGAACCGAGGACCCACCGCCGGACGACACCAACAGCGCCAGTGCGTCGACCTCCGGCGGGCCCGTCGAGTCGACCACGGCGGCGGGGGCCCCGGCCGACTCGCCCGACGGCACGGTGGCCTGA
- a CDS encoding DUF5708 family protein: MSGTPGRTVGRATRNLVEGAATFVIGLVLWLFTEGVEVPVVTPTKVGVVMMCVGGVLVVTGLYRRARGATGGG; encoded by the coding sequence ATGAGCGGCACGCCGGGCAGGACGGTCGGCCGGGCGACGAGGAACCTGGTGGAGGGGGCCGCCACCTTCGTGATCGGCCTGGTGCTGTGGCTCTTCACCGAGGGGGTGGAGGTCCCGGTGGTCACCCCGACCAAGGTCGGCGTGGTGATGATGTGCGTGGGAGGCGTCCTCGTCGTCACGGGCCTCTACCGACGGGCTCGCGGAGCGACGGGCGGCGGGTGA
- a CDS encoding SCO5389 family protein, which produces MSLDVSPALLEQAERGEVDEAAFVDCVRTSLPYAWEMISSLVAQLKVDGGEFADNQTPPPDEQARGQLLRALASDAIRGALQRHFGVRLAFQNCHRVAVFPLDPSADDRLARFTSIRGQLLNQSPELRDC; this is translated from the coding sequence ATGTCGCTCGACGTCTCACCGGCCCTACTCGAACAGGCCGAGCGAGGCGAGGTCGACGAAGCCGCCTTCGTCGACTGCGTCCGGACCTCCCTGCCTTACGCGTGGGAGATGATCAGCTCCCTGGTGGCCCAGCTGAAGGTCGACGGCGGAGAGTTCGCCGACAACCAGACGCCCCCGCCGGACGAGCAGGCGCGCGGGCAGTTGCTGCGCGCGCTCGCCAGTGACGCGATTCGCGGCGCGCTGCAGCGGCACTTCGGTGTACGGCTGGCCTTCCAGAACTGCCACCGGGTGGCGGTGTTCCCACTGGACCCGTCCGCGGACGACAGGCTGGCCCGCTTCACCTCGATCCGCGGCCAGCTCCTCAACCAGTCCCCGGAACTCCGGGACTGCTGA